One Salarias fasciatus chromosome 9, fSalaFa1.1, whole genome shotgun sequence DNA segment encodes these proteins:
- the pxdc1b gene encoding PX domain-containing protein 1 — translation MASAVFEGTSLVNMFVRDCWVNGIRRLIISQRGEEEDFFEIRTEWSDRNILYLHRSYSDLGRLFKRLLESFPEDRRLLSKCPLIEGLVKIKEASDIEEKLNEVERLLKNAINMPCKYSRSEVMLTFFERSPLDQVLRNDKVHRIQPCFQSPIKISEIMRSNGFCLANTETIVFDHSIDEEKERPSSTDSVEHTYEDGTEFLPMDGDVCDEETEAYVTNLSYYHLVPFETDILE, via the exons ATGGCATCGGCCGTGTTTGAGGGGACCTCCCTGGTCAACATGTTCGTGCGGGACTGCTGGGTGAACGGGATCCGCAGGCTGATCATCAGCCAgcgcggggaggaggaggacttctTCGAGATCCGGACCGAGTGGTCCGACCGGAACATTCTCTACCTGCACCGGAGCTACTCGGACCTGGGGAGGCTGTTCAAGCGGCTGCTGGAGTCTTTTCCGGAGGACAGGAGGCTCCTGTCCAAGTGTCCCCTCATAGAAG GACTGGTGAAAATCAAAGAGGCGAGCGACATCGAGGAGAAGCTGAACGAGGTGGAAAGACTACTGAAGAACGCCATCAACATGCCCTGCAAG TATTCCAGGTCGGAGGTGATGCTGACTTTCTTCGAGCGGTCGCCGCTGGACCAGGTGCTGAGGAACGATAAGGTCCACAGAATCCAGCCGTGCTTCCAGAGTCCAATCAAGATCTCAG AAATCATGCGGTCGAACGGATTCTGTTTGGCCAACACAGAAACCATCGTGTTCGATCACAGTATCgatgaagagaaagagaggcccTCGTCCACAGACTCAGTCGAGCACAC GTACGAGGACGGGACAGAGTTTTTGCCGATGGACGGGGACGTGTGCGACGAGGAGACGGAGGCGTACGTCACCAACCTGTCCTACTACCATCTGGTTCCATTTGAAACTGACATCCTGGAATGA
- the prpf4bb gene encoding pre-mRNA processing factor 4Bb has product MADVEMDITSRRMNNGNEHVKQDLESHERSGNEDSGDVSEEEEEEEEEAETNGEKVEEGPKHHSGSGSGKHKRKKHKHRSKHKKHKHASDEDKDKKRKHRHKHRKHKRKEASSPSGAALFASSSHRKVESSPSSGNPSLDDRALLEDLEKQRALIKAELDSQLMEGKVQSGMGLILQGYNSGSEEDAEARFRNGEQRQRGSSGKPISPRGGKSVKSRRDSTEGSKPSSRRRSRSKSAEKPAKESKQDKVTKSTKDSSAKDKGRGRSRSKDRKRSHSTERPKERRKSNSPSSFRAEQRGGRSDKRSSPQRDDRPNQERASRRSRSPGRERPSRAEADRDKRPAKSPSKDASSGKENRSPHRRAPHSPPRRRSASPRHRDARHPSASASDRTAKQSHSPSRTRSSPRRVRSRSPDPRRRELDRQDSPLRKRPRVDLGPGRARSRDGSPRPPPRRRMSRSPLRRRSPSLRRRSRSSPRRRSRSPLRRRSDERDRYGRLRQYRRSMSRDRERRRRRSRDEDKFKGSLSEGMKADQESSEGEMLDDFDGEEIDEEAVIEQRRQQRKAIVQKYEDTNMISEPSSPQSSTRSRSPSPDDILERVAADVKEYERENLNTFEASIKAKHNLIAQEKDGANPKKPSAPDMFTESDDMFAADFDSARMRAAGVGKDFKENPNLRDNWTDAEGYYRVNIGETLDKRYDVYGYTGQGVFSNVIRARDTARAGQEVAVKIIRNNELMQKTGLKELEFLKKLNDADPDDKFHCLRLFRHFYHKQHLCLVFEPLSMNLREVLKKYGKDVGLHIKAVRSYSQQLFLALKLLKRCNILHADIKPDNILVNESKTILKLCDFGSASHVADNDITPYLVSRFYRAPEIIIGKPYDYGIDMWSVGCTLYELYTGKILFPGSSNNHMIKLAMDLKGKMPNKMIRKGLFKDQHFDQNLNFLYIEVDKVTEREKVTVMSTINPTKDLLADMIGGQRLPEDQRKKVMQLKDLLDGTLMLDPAKRISINQALQHPFIQEKI; this is encoded by the exons ATGGCGGACGTTGAGATGGACATCACGTCCAGGAGAATGAATAATGGCAACGAACACGT GAAGCAAGACCTGGAAAGCCATGAAAGGAGTGGGAACGAGGACAGTGGAGACGtatctgaagaagaagaggaggaagag gaggaggctgaaacTAATGgagagaaggtggaggaggggccCAAGCATcacagcggcagcggcagcggcaaacacaagaggaaaaaacacaaacaccgcAGCAAgcacaaaaagcacaaacatgCCTCCGACGAGGACAAGGACAAGAAGCGCAAGCATCGCCACAAACATAGGAAACACAAACGCAAAGAGGCCTCGTCCCCCTCCGGCGCCGCCCTCTTCGCCTCCTCCAGCCACAGAAAGGTGGAgtcctctccctcctccggGAATCCCAGCCTGGACGACCGAGCCTtgctggaggacctggagaagcAGAGAGCCCTGATCAAAGCCGAGCTGGACAGCCAGCTGATGGAGGGCAAGGTTCAGTCCGGCATGGGCCTGATCCTGCAGGGGTATAACTCCGGGTCTGAAGAGGACGCAGAGGCCAGGTTCAGAAATGGAGAGCAGCGTCAGAGGGGCAGCTCAGGTAAACCCATTTCCCCCAGAGGGGGCAAAAGTGTGAAGTCTAGGCGGGACTCAACAGAGGGCAGTAAACCCAGCTCCAGACGTCGCAGTCGGAGCAAGTCTGCAGAAAAGCCTGCTAAAGAGTCCAAACAGGACAAGGTGACCAAAAGCACCAAGGACTCAAGTGCTAAGGACAAAGGCCGCGGCCGGAGCAGGTCCAAGGACAGGAAGCGTTCACACAGCACTGAAAGgccgaaggagaggaggaagtccAACTCTCCGTCCAGCTTTAGGGCAGAGCAGCGTGGCGGCCGCTCTGACAAGCGTTCCTCTCCGCAACGAGACGACAGACCAAACCAGGAGCGGGCGAGCAGGCGGTCCAGGTCGCCGGGACGAGAGCGGCCGAGCCGCGCAGAAGCAGATCGCGACAAGCGGCCGGCCAAGTCGCCTTCGAAAGACGCCTCTTCAGGGAAAGAGAACCGCTCCCCGCACAGGAGGGCGCCTCACAGCCCCCCGAGGAGACGGAGCGCCTCCCCCCGACACCGAGACGCCCGCCACCCGTCGGCCAGTGCCTCGGACAGGACCGCCAAGCAGAGCCACtccccctccaggaccaggtcctcgCCCCGGAGAGTCCGCAGCCGCTCGCCCGACCCCAGGAGGAGGGAGCTGGACAGGCAGGACTCCCCGCTGAG GAAGCGCCCTCGGGTGGATTTGGGTCCAGGCAGGGCCCGATCCCGGGACGGCAGTCCCCGACCGCCGCCCCGCCGCAGGATGAGTCGTTCTCCTCTGAGACGAAGGTCCCCGTCACTGAGGCGCCGCTCCCGCTCCTCCCCCCGCAGACGGAGCAGGTCTCCTCTGAGACGCAG GTCTGATGAGAGAGACCGGTACGGCCGACTGCGACAGTATCGGCGCTCAATGTCCCGTGATCgggagaggaggcggcggcgcagcaGAGATGAGGATAAGTTCAAGGGCAGCCTGTCTGAGGGCATGAAGGCCGACCAGGAATCCTCAGAGGGGGAAAT GCTGGATGACTTTGATGGCGAGGAGATCGATGAAGAAGCAGTCATTGAGCAGCGCCGCCAGCAGCGGAAGGCCATCGTCCAG AAATACGAGGACACCAACATGATATCCGAGCCCAGCAGCCCGCAGAGCAGCACGAGGAGCCGCTCCCCGTCGCCCGACGACATCCTGGAGCGGGTCGCCGCAGACGTGAAGGAGTACGAGCGCGAGAACCTCAACACCTTCGAGGCCAGCATCAAAGCCAAGCACAACCTCATCGCGCAGGAGAAAGACG gaGCCAACCCAAAGAAGCCCTCAGCTCCTGACATGTTTACAGAGTCAGATGACATGTTTGCTGCAGACTTCGAT agtgCCAGGATGAGAGCTGCAGGTGTAGGAAAGGACTTCAAGGAGAACCCCAACCTCAGGGACAACTGGACCGATGCTGAGGGTTACTACA GGGTGAACATCGGGGAGACACTGGACAAGCGCTACGACGTGTACGGCTACACCGGCCAGGGTGTGTTCAGCAACGTGATCCGAGCCAGAGACACCGCCCGCGCCGGCCAGGAGGTGGCAGTCAAGATCATCCGAAACAACGAGCTCAT GCAGAAGACGGGACTGAAGGAGCTGGAGTTCCTCAAGAAGCTGAACGACGCCGATCCTGATGACAAGTTCCACTGCCTGCGACTGTTCAGACACTTCTACCACAAGCAGCACCTGTGCCTGGTGTTCGAGCCTCTCAG TATGAATCTGCGAGAGGTGCTGAAGAAGTACGGGAAAGACGTGGGGCTCCACATCAAAGCCGTGCGCTCCTACAGCCAGCAGCTCTTCTTGGCCCTCAAGCTGCTCAAACGGTGCAACATCCTCCACGCCGACATCAAGCCGGACAACATCCTG GTGAACGAGTCCAAAACCATCCTGAAGCTGTGCGACTTTGGTTCTGCGTCGCACGTCGCCGACAACGACATCACGCCGTATCTGGTCAGCAGGTTTTACAGGGCTCCGGAGATCA TCATAGGAAAGCCGTACGACTACGGCATCGACATGTGGTCCGTGGGCTGCACTCTGTACGAGCTCTACACCGGCAAAATCCTCTTCCCCGGATCCTCCAACAATCACATGATCAAGCTGGCTATGGACCTCAAGGGCAAGATGCCCAACAAG ATGATCCGCAAAGGCTTGTTCAAAGACCAGCACTTCGATCAGAATCTCAACTTCCTGTACATTGAAGTCGACAAAGTGACAGAAAGG GAGAAGGTGACGGTGATGAGCACCATCAACCCCACCAAAGACCTGCTGGCCGACATGATCGGAGGCCAGCGGCTGCCCGAGGACCAGAGGAAGAAGGTGATGCAGCTGAAGGACCTGCTGGACGGCACGCTGATGCTGGACCCGGCCAAACGCATCAGCATCAACCAGGCTCTGCAGCACCCGTTCATCCAGGAGAagatctga